In Clupea harengus chromosome 13, Ch_v2.0.2, whole genome shotgun sequence, one DNA window encodes the following:
- the gins1 gene encoding DNA replication complex GINS protein PSF1 produces the protein MFCEKAVELIRELHRMGDGQLPAFNEDGIRQVLEEMKALYEQNQSDVNEAKAEGRSELIPTIKFRHCCLLRNQRCIAAYLYDRLLRIRALRWEYGSVLPTNIRFHMCAEELDWFNQYKKSLATYMRSIGGDGGLDITQDMKPPKSLYIEVRCLKDHGEFEIDDGTVILLKKNSQHFLPRWKCEQLIRQGVLEHVIS, from the exons ATGTTTTGTGAAAAAGCAGTTGAACTTATCCGAGAACTTCATCGAATGGGTGACGGGCAATTGCCAGCTTtcaat GAGGATGGCATCCGTCAGGTCCTCGAAGAAATGAAGGCATTATACGAACAAAATCAAAGTGATGT AAATGAGGCGAAAGCTGAGGGCAGGAGTGAACTGATTCCTACCATCAAATTCCGTCACTGCTGTCTGCTCAGGAACCAGCGCTGTATCGCTGCATACCT CTACGATCGCCTACTCAGGATACGAGCACTCCGGTGGGAGTATGGAAGCGTCCTTCCTACAAATATTCGTTTTCATATGTGCGCAGAAGAG TTGGACTGGTTCAACCAGTATAAAAAATCCCTTGCCACCTATATGAGATCAATTGGTGGAGACGGTGGTCTGGATATAACACAGGACATGAAACCTCCCAAGAGCCTATACATAGAG gTGCGCTGTTTGAAAGACCACGGTGAATTTGAGATTGATGATGGCACCGTTATCCTGCTGAAGAAAAATAGCCAG CATTTTCTCCCACGTTGGAAATGTGAGCAGCTGATTCGCCAGGGCGTTCTGGAGCATGTCATCTCTTGA